The following proteins are co-located in the Camelina sativa cultivar DH55 chromosome 12, Cs, whole genome shotgun sequence genome:
- the LOC104731897 gene encoding phospholipase A1-Ibeta2, chloroplastic-like, producing MQTLTPNADIFHTKRIRFSCSNQTSTLIPTKPLSISPARKTNREHLKNLENVLKNSSSTSIDHFENVTSRQEKTNTSTSSLLGGLNLARIWPQMKAAVDEMSPKNLKRLQRLLSKSSEERSPKSKLGSKWKELHGLNNWAGLLDPLDEDLRRELVRYGEFVQAAYHAFHSDPQGSPTHVGLQDGSFKVTKSLYATSSVRLPKWIDDVAPDLRWMTKQTSWVGYVAVCDDPREIRRMGRREIVIALRGTATLLEWSENFRPNLVSMPEPKPDSSDPTRPKVECGFNSLYTTSSQHGPSLAESLIEEISRLVELYAGEELSISVTGHSLGAAIALLAADDIAERVPLAPPVAVFSFGGPRVGNREFADRLDSKGVKVLRVVNSQDVVTKVPGIFSDNDNNNGRSRPGSIMEMVERNNPWAYSHVGAELRVNMKMSPYLKPNADVACCHDLEAYLHLVDGFLASNCPFRANAKRSLRKLLDEQRSNVKVLYTGKSLRLNRTVHDNGDVLPSPSSS from the coding sequence ATGCAGACACTTACGCCTAACGCCGACATATTCCACACAAAACGCATTCGTTTCAGTTGCAGTAACCAAACCTCTACGTTGATCCCGACGAAGCCTCTCTCTATTTCTCCGGCGAGAAAGACCAACAGAGAACATCTCAAAAACCTCGAGAACGTTCTCAAAAACTCGTCGAGTACTTCTATAGATCATTTCGAAAATGTAACTTCTCGTCAAGAGAAGACGAATACATCCACGTCGTCGCTACTCGGAGGTTTGAATTTGGCACGAATCTGGCCTCAGATGAAAGCAGCCGTCGACGAAATGTCTCCTAAGAATCTGAAGCGGCTCCAAAGGCTTCTCTCGAAGTCATCGGAGGAACGTTCGCCGAAGAGTAAACTCGGGTCTAAATGGAAGGAGCTACACGGGTTAAACAACTGGGCCGGGTTGTTGGATCCGTTAGACGAGGATCTCCGGCGAGAGCTCGTCCGTTACGGAGAGTTTGTACAAGCGGCTTATCACGCCTTTCACTCTGACCCGCAAGGGTCGCCGACACACGTGGGGTTACAAGACGGGTCGTTTAAAGTTACGAAGAGTCTTTACGCCACCTCATCCGTTCGTTTGCCTAAATGGATCGATGACGTTGCACCGGATCTACGGTGGATGACTAAACAGACGAGCTGGGTTGGTTACGTGGCGGTCTGTGATGATCCGAGAGAGATCCGACGGATGGGGAGAAGGGAGATCGTCATCGCGCTCCGTGGAACCGCCACGTTGCTCGAATGGTCAGAGAATTTCAGACCAAATCTAGTTTCTATGCCCGAACCCAAACCCGATTCATCAGACCCGACTCGACCGAAAGTAGAATGCGGATTCAACAGCCTCTACACTACGAGTAGCCAACACGGGCCAAGCCTCGCCGAGTCTTTAATCGAAGAGATCAGCCGGCTCGTCGAGCTCTACGCAGGAGAGGAGCTGAGCATAAGCGTAACCGGACACAGCCTAGGCGCCGCGATCGCTCTTCTTGCCGCCGACGACATCGCTGAGCGTGTCCCCCTCGCTCCTCCGGTTGCGGTGTTTTCCTTCGGCGGGCCACGAGTCGGGAACCGCGAGTTCGCTGATCGTTTGGATTCTAAAGGAGTGAAAGTCCTACGTGTCGTGAACAGCCAAGACGTGGTGACCAAAGTCCCCGGGATATTCTCCGATAACGATAATAATAACGGGAGAAGTCGTCCGGGGAGTATAATGGAGATGGTGGAGAGGAACAACCCATGGGCTTACTCGCATGTGGGAGCAGAGCTGCGTGTAAACATGAAGATGTCTCCGTACTTGAAACCGAACGCTGACGTGGCGTGTTGTCATGACCTGGAGGCGTACTTGCACTTGGTCGATGGTTTTTTAGCATCTAACTGTCCGTTTCGGGCAAACGCGAAGCGGAGTTTGAGGAAACTGTTGGATGAGCAACGGTCAAACGTCAAGGTTTTGTACACAGGAAAGTCTTTGAGATTAAACCGTACTGTTCACGATAACGGAGATGTTTTGCCTAGTCCGTCGTCGTCATGA
- the LOC104731896 gene encoding uncharacterized protein LOC104731896 translates to MSNYTIKNPTAISREYMVRKFNQAFNMDITYGFFKNKLDEFKKNYKRWKVLMHKTGIMVDSDTSMIYASESWWADQEFVNVGIAYKDLGEPPEFLLEVVHEEIICDNHLKQLYETPFLGIENLNDKVFNNFVPVVLTKMIMMNLKMQKQYSLR, encoded by the exons ATGTCTAATTACACTATTAAGAATCCTACTGCGATCAGTAGAGAATATATGGTTCGAAAGTTCAATCAAGCGTTTAACATGGATATAACTTATGGTTTCTTCAAAAACAAGCTTgatgaattcaaaaaaaattacaaaaggtGGAAGGTTCTTATGCATAAAACTGGGATTATGGTTGATTCTGATACATCTATGATATATGCATCCGAATCATGGTGGGCGGACCAAGAGTTTGTAA ACGTGGGAATAGCTTACAAAGATCTGGGCGAACCTCCCGAGTTTCTATTGGAAGTGGTTCACGAGGAAATCATATGCGACAATCATTTGAAACAACTATACGAGACACCATTTCTGGGTATAGAGAATCTAAACGACAAAGTTTTCAACAACTTCGTCCCGGTGGTTTTGACCAAGATGATTATGATGAATTTAAAAATGCAGAAACAATATTCATTGCGCTAG